The window AGAACCTCATACTTAATATTGAATATGCATATATATCCTTGCATCCCCATAGGCCTGGATTTCTTGGAGGGAAGGAACAGCAAGCAGTATGATAGATCCAACATTAAGGGATGGCTCAACAAGCGAAATAATGAGATGTATCCACATTGGGTTGCTATGTGTTCAAGAAAATGTGGCTGATCGACCAACAATGGCTTCAGTAATGCTCATGCTAAATAGCTACTCTCTCAATCTCCCAATACCTTCACACCCTGCATTTTTTTTACGTAGTAACATTGACCAAAACATTTCTTCGGGGCTGGAGCATAATTCAAGGTCGACTGATTCTGATCTTTCCCGAAGTAGTAGTCCTATTAATTCTCAATACATACGACTTGAATAACAGATGGATGATGTTGCATTTTTGAGTTATAATCTAAAGACATGCATGTTCATGTTATAATTTGTTCTCAGAAATGATAGCAtcaaaatagaattaaaattttaattaaattcttacttttttttcttttttcattttttctttctccaccAACCCACTACCACATGAATTATGGGGTAGGATATATGATGAAGACTTTAATGGCATCGTCTAACCTATGCCACGAGCTGTGACCCTCTCCATGAGCAAATACGAATGGGATTGTTTGATTAAagattatttatcaaaaataaaaattcactatcataaaaatcaaaacttactcttatttaaattttgattcatctcttCACATGATGTTACGATCCAATTTCTTTACCATTTTCATTGACCAAATGCTCTTGAGAAGAAAaatgtttaatttggtttttcCTAGTTTGTAGCACATTTTTTGTCATCCCTTTTAAATGAgaagtattttaatatttagtggTATATCTGGATGTAAAAGTAATAAGAAGCATAACATCACTTAGAACCAATAtaccattttaattatttttatccatGTGATCCGTGAAGAATAACATCACCTTGAAAATTTGATGAAACAACTAACAttgtccttaaaaaaataattgaaatatattgataataattaaactataattttatttcatttaatatggAATTGacactaaaacaaaaacaaaaaaaaaaaatgtataaggGACTCTTTGTATATGTTTTCGAAAACAACTTtcagaaaatagttttaaaatttttaaaaataattctcatttattcttaaaaacagaattttgtttcaaaacttaatataaaaaacagttttctctacttttttatttatttatatataatacaaaaattttatatCTTCAATCGTTGCTTGGaccattttagaaaatacttaaattttatattgtCACCATTATATCAAAGGGCACATACTGTCATGCTCTAATGTTCTTAAATGAAGTAATtaatatccacaaatgaagtttcAAGGCTTTACACAAGTAATATCCAAGTttaattaaggtagtacctaagataagttaagatagtacctaaggtagattaacgTAATACTTAAAGgttactaaggtagtacctaaaggttACTAAAGGTTCCTAAGCAAGTTCCAAAACTCCAacctgcatttttttttcttatctactttcttagcaaccaaatgCAGCATTCCATTCTAAGAACGCCCAgttaaaaaatgactttaatAGGCGTAACTAGGATTCTGATTTTGTTATAACAGAGCATAACTGAACAGAAAGTTGAAATCCAAAATAttgatttctttaaaaaaatatcttgtcTTCCTATCATTTTGTTGCATTTTTCCCTAACCCCTACCCGAAATCtgaagataattaatttttatttattgcaaCTAGGctccaaactaataattttgaacTTTTTCCTTGTTGCATTTTTTCAACATTAGCATTAGTACTATCAACATGAACAACAATTAGTAAATTAGTTCAACATCAGTGTTATCATTTgtgagaaagaaataaataaaagttacaaACCAATATAACGGACCAGCATCATAGTAACCTCTTCCAATATGTGCTAGCATTTGTAAGGAGTTATGACTACAGTATGAACCTGTAAAGTTCATAAGGAATAGAAGCACTACAAGATTGTGAGATTAAGACTATAAGgctctgtttggttcccggaaaatgcaagagaaagaaaattgggaggaaaaatggaaggaaagaaaaaggtaaggaaatgaatataatttttttcacttgtttggttatccatggaaaatttaagggaaaaaaaaaaagaattcattttcttttgtttggttaaccacaaaaaagaaatgtaaggaaaatggaaggaaaaaagaattcatttcatcattttttagctaggtcttatttatttttatttttatttttatttaatattatgaaATAATGATAGATATAGTTTCGAATTATGTTTacgaattattttttaaaacagtttcctgttttctaaaataaaagatcaaaaaaataagtttaataattagaaaatagaaaataattttatatttttaaaaacataaaatgattttcttaaaatcacaaaatatgatatttttaaataatatatttgaattactttcacttatttttaaaaaaattaccttaaaaataatgataaataatagaaaaaggtaaaatattacatataaaaattatatttaaagtatagtaaacaagatttaaaaaaaaaactggttaagaataattcaagtttcaaaaattgttttcaaaaataatttccaaaaattgccttggttttttcttaaaaaaaaaaaaaattgctggATTGTATAAAATTCTTTCTGGCCTTTAACAGTAGCAAGGTGCTTTGAAGTCCTAAAGGAGAGGAGGCTGGGcagaattgataaaaataatgggCACAATAGATCCAGATacaataatgatgattaaacATTGCTATATGAAACTGGTTAGCAGCACCCACAGGACTCTAGAGAAACAATGCTGAAATGGAGAACAGGACACCCTAATCATCTAGTGAGGAAAGTAACCAGCGCGAGGACCACAATGGCCCCATGCATGTCCTTTCAGTCCTGATTTGTCAAGCCTGTAGGAGTAAATTGCATTACTTCTTAAATGAACGTTCAAACATCAAAATTAGTTTGATGGATTCTGAATGACATGATCCAGTTAAAATCCTTAAGAATGCATTTTGCAATACATCTTGCAAATCTGATTCATTCCAATAACATAGAAGCAAGAAATAGAACTTAATTGTGCATGAAGAATCTGAAGAAGAATGAACCCAATGCAATATAAGCACAGAGAAATATGAAATTCCAGAAAGAAAATTTATGCAGCAGCCGGTGATTGTCCTTTGTAGGAATAAAAGCTGTCTTTAAGTGTATTGGTTAGTTCAAAAAGCCGAGGGGACCTGCAGAGAGGACAACACAAGCAAATAAAAAGGGGAGATTCATTAGTATTTTTCACTTATAAAATTTGAAGCATCAAGGAAAAATCTGCTTACTAAGATATAGATGGCAGTTGTGAGCATGAAGTTGAGCAGCGAATAATCTGGAATAAGAGAAAGAAGCCACTTAGGCTGTCCATTAGGCTTGTTTGATCTGCACACCCATTGATACTTGTGGAACAAGTGGAATAAAATCATGTTCTACTTTCAAGCCTTTTTAAGTAGATTATCTCAAATTAGGCATAAAAAAAAGTAGGTCCAAATTTAACTGACAACCAAAGCTTACGCCTATCAATTGGACAAGCAAGGAAGGCTCGGGCTGCACTCACATCACCGGTAAGAGCTTGATATGCTTTCATATGAGATACATCACTCATGCCTCCAATCTTAGCAATCTCTTCAAACAATTGCTCTTCTGTATAATTTTGAAGGTTGCTTCTATCAAGAGCCGCAACAACTGCATCCATTCCAACTCTAATTGACCTTAATTCTTCACTTACAATGTCAGCATATTTTGCTTTTcgcttttttgtttctttgtttgacTTTGGTGCAGAAACAGATGCATCTGCAGATGAGAAAGATGTCTCAGTTGTTGCTTCATTTTCAACATAAGGAAATGTTTCATCTCTAATCCCATGTTGTGATGATCCTAATGGAATTGTGTCATCCAAATTTTGTTCCTGGGCCCAACGAAGTTGTCTTTCTTTTGCACCTGTAGCAAGACTTCCTGTTGCTCGATCTTTTCCAAGAAGAATGGACAACTTATCATAATTTCTAATAGGTTTGTGTCTGAGCTGAGATGCTCCTAGGTGTGCCTTTTAACAtcagaaaaacaaatattaacaaAACTCGAGTTCAATTGTGATAATgtctattagaaatttataactCTACATTACatgcaaaatttttattctaataactcaaaaataataattaactcACCTTAGTGTAAGTAGTCCATACTTCCGTGGTAGCTTCGATCATTTAAGTTGATTCATTGAAACCAAATCCACTACCATTTTCTAAAACTTCTTGAGCagcataaaagtttttttaaaaagttttcattctattttttatgtgCTCAGAGTTACaactcaattcaaaattttccccaaTTTCTCGCGCAACCATTACATAAGCTGTCTTGGTGAAGACTCCTCCTATCTTTTGCCCTTTATGCATTTGCTCCATTAATCGATCAACCAAAAAGTTGTCCATTTCATCAATCCAAGTcaagtttcttttttcacttaCACTTTTGTGTACTTCAAAGCCTTCACTATGTTCCATctgaaataataatacatatatatatatatatatatatatatatatatgtttaaaatgaaaagtcaAGAGAAGGAGATATAATAATAACTTCATTGTAACTCATTCAAAGTGTGATTTTAACTAGAGGAGTTATAGTTCTAAACACAATCATCGTACTTAAtatgaaacacaaaaaactatacaagaaaagaaccataaaataaaaggaCTCATCAACGGTTTCTATTGTAATCTTTCCACATATCCATGGCTATTTTCTCCCTTAAGATTTCTCCTTCCTTGCATTTTTCAACTAAACTCAAGACCATTGATTCAAACTCCGCTTCTTCGCTAAAAAGCTCTCTATCGACCTCTGCTATTAATCTTTCATTTGGATCAACACCCATGAGATAGTTATGGAGGATACAACATGCTAGTATAATATCAGATTGTGTGTCAACAGGGTAATGTGGCTCCGTCCCACTAGCTATTATTGGAAACCTTTTCTTCAAAACACCAAATGCCCTTTCAATTGCATTTCTCAAGGACGAGTGTCGAAGGTTGAAAACCTCTCTAGCATTTTCTGGTTGATGAACACTATACTCTTTTAAATGGTAACGAGTGCTTCTATATGGGGTAAGAAATCCAGTTTTTAGCTGAAAACCCGCATCGGCCAAATAATATTTACCTAAGAAGCATAGACAAAGGATATTTATTATTAGTAATAGTCACTTAAGCtaataaattattatctaaTCACCAATAATCACCTTGTGGAAcaatcaatttatcaaaatctctCATTAATGCATTATCTAGGATTCTCGAGTCTGACGCAGATCCTTCCCAACCAGGTAAAACATATGTGAACTTCAAGTCAAAGGAACATGCTGCTAAAACATTTTGTGTTGGATAGTACTTTCGCCCTCGATACCTTTGTACAACATCATTTGACACTTTTACACGAAAATGTGACCCATCAATCGCCCCTATGCAATCCTATAAAGAAACAagattattagtttattttaaaatataaataatattctaaTGATGTTTATTAGATAAGTAAGTTTACCTTAAAGTAGGGCCAAAATTTGGTATTGTTCTTGATTTCTTGAGGGCACTTTAATCCATCAGGCTGCTTTAAGAAGACATCATCTAAAGATATTATAGCTCTAAGAACTTGATGAAAGTGACGACTAATAGTTTCACTAGAACgcttgaaataaaatttcatagttCTATTCCTTAAATTATGACCAACAATGTGAAGGAATTTGGCAACTTGTTCTTCTACATTACTATGTGCACTATTTCTAAGACGACCTGTTCCCCAAAGAATGTTTACTAGTCTTGCGAATGCATCCTTTCCCATACGTAGTTGATTATAACAATCTTCATTATCCATTAGTGTAAGTCTTTCCATCAAAGCATGTCGTTCATAATCTCCTTCATTAGAGATTGATCTCTCCATATAGTTTGAGCGATGATAAACCGAAACAAGAATTGCCGCATATGCAGCATACATAGCTACACAAGTTGCAGCCCATCTTCTAAGTCTTTGCCACTCTTCATTATAAGTCTACATGATAGCAAAGTAAGAGGAATGATTTAGTAAAGTCATTATTCAGTCTTGAAATGTGATAGTTAAATTAACTTAATCTAAGATTGATTATGACTATTTATGATAGTTAAATTAATGACAAGTTACCACTTATGGTAAAACAGACCTTACTAGAGTTGAAATGTCTAGTTTAAAGCATGATAACAAAATGAAACTCTTTCTAAGTTGATTATTCAGTCTGAAATTTACATGATTACTTAAGAATACTTGGTCCTCCACTTGGTTTTGGGATGAATAAAGGAGAGTAGAGTattaagaagaagatgatgaatgaATGACAAAGAAGTGAACTTACCTAAGATCGTTCAGTTGCCAAAGGGCCACTCCGATTTTTATCAGGATGAACTTGTTTTGCCTTCACAAATAATAGAAAAGTAAATTAggtaaaaagaaatggaaaacccATACACTGTTTTAGTTCAAATGAATCTCTATTTTAGttcaaaagaaatggaaaacttTATGGTTGAAGAATCCCaatcagagagagagagtgatgTGAAACAAGGCACATGTTAAACAAACCTTCTGGCTGACTCTGGATGTATACTATAGTATCTTAAGAAAGGTGCCTACATATTTATTGATCACCTAATCTCTGGTCCTTGGGCTGCCTGCAATACTTAGAAGGCTTAGCACAGGTTGTCCTATTCTAAAATAAATGTGCTTATAAGAGAACTACATTGCCCACATCCCCTTTATTGATATAGATATTAGATATATCCATTTATTGTCCCAGCCATATCCTCTTCTTGTTTCAATCAGGCACGGGCTttcatatatcataaatattagCAATTTTCTTTGAACTCTACTTTCCCTACTCAAAATAACAAAAGCAGAGATCactcttccttattttaa of the Vitis vinifera cultivar Pinot Noir 40024 chromosome 10, ASM3070453v1 genome contains:
- the LOC100853349 gene encoding uncharacterized protein LOC100853349 yields the protein MIEATTEVWTTYTKAHLGASQLRHKPIRNYDKLSILLGKDRATGSLATGAKERQLRWAQEQNLDDTIPLGSSQHGIRDETFPYVENEATTETSFSSADASVSAPKSNKETKKRKAKYADIVSEELRSIRVGMDAVVAALDRSNLQNYTEEQLFEEIAKIGGMSDVSHMKAYQALTGDVSAARAFLACPIDRRKLWLSVKFGPTFFYA
- the LOC109122190 gene encoding uncharacterized protein LOC109122190 gives rise to the protein MYAAYAAILVSVYHRSNYMERSISNEGDYERHALMERLTLMDNEDCYNQLRMGKDAFARLVNILWGTGRLRNSAHSNVEEQVAKFLHIVGHNLRNRTMKFYFKRSSETISRHFHQVLRAIISLDDVFLKQPDGLKCPQEIKNNTKFWPYFKDCIGAIDGSHFRVKVSNDVVQRYRGRKYYPTQNVLAACSFDLKFTYVLPGWEGSASDSRILDNALMRDFDKLIVPQGDYW